The genomic interval ATTTGTAAGTACATGACATTGTGGGTGGTTGTAATTTCAGGAATTGCGTTTTTCAATCCAGCACCCTTTAAACCTATAGGGCCGTATATTTCTTATATGCTGGGCGTCATCATGCTGGGCATGGGGCTGACCATGTCGGTGCGGGATTTTCAATTGATTTTAACGCAACCTAAAGATGTATTTTATGGCGTGTTTTTTCGGTATTTGATCATGCCGTTGGTTGGGTATGGTGTTGCGAAAGTATTGGGATTATCGCCGGCGTTGGCTGCCGGTATGGTTCTCTTGGGCGCGTGTCCAAGTGGAACAGGGTCGAATGTGATGACCTATATTGCAAAAGGTGATACAGCCTTGTCAGTTACGATATCGAGTGTCAATACGATATTGGCGCCTGTGCTTACCACCTATATTTTTTCCTGGCTTGCCGGTTCTATGATTCCGATCGATGTTGGTGCCTTGCTGCTCGATATTATTAAAATTGTTTTAGTCCCAGTTGGCTTAGGGGTTGCTCTTCATACAGCTGCACCTAAATTAATTGAGAAAATTACCAAAGTTGTACCGGCTGTTTCGGTGATTTTTATCATTGCAATCATGGCATCCGTGGTAGCATTAAATGCGGAAAAGATGGCAACAATGGCACTCATTTTATGTTTGGCAGTGGCAGTTCATAATATTGTTGGGCTAGTGCTTGGTTATTACGCCGGAAAAACGGTTGGAATGTCAGAGCGAAAATCCAGAGCTGTTACATTTGAAATTGGTATGGAGAATTCGGGCCTTGCTGTGGCCTTGGCTTTGGCGCATTTAGATCCGATAGCGGCACTACCGGCTGCGGTTATGTCAGTATGGGAATATGTTACAGGCAGCCTTCTTGCCAGCTACTGGGGCAATCGTCAAACAGAAGAAAGCAGTGAAGCAGAAGAAAGTCAAATATTAGTATAATTTAAAAGAAGAAAGGATAAAAAGAATGTTACAAGACTATGTATTACGCTATGGTGCCGGTGAAATGGTTCTGCGTATAGAAAAAGAAAAAGTAT from Massilibacillus massiliensis carries:
- a CDS encoding bile acid:sodium symporter family protein codes for the protein MNFLEKTAQFICKYMTLWVVVISGIAFFNPAPFKPIGPYISYMLGVIMLGMGLTMSVRDFQLILTQPKDVFYGVFFRYLIMPLVGYGVAKVLGLSPALAAGMVLLGACPSGTGSNVMTYIAKGDTALSVTISSVNTILAPVLTTYIFSWLAGSMIPIDVGALLLDIIKIVLVPVGLGVALHTAAPKLIEKITKVVPAVSVIFIIAIMASVVALNAEKMATMALILCLAVAVHNIVGLVLGYYAGKTVGMSERKSRAVTFEIGMENSGLAVALALAHLDPIAALPAAVMSVWEYVTGSLLASYWGNRQTEESSEAEESQILV